The genomic region CTCGCGGCGCAGGCTCCCTTTGTGGTAAGATAATGCGGCGATCCTGACGCCGGAAGGCGGCGGGCAGGGGTGGGGGGCGATGCCTGCCCCACCCCTTACACAGCCCCCTTGGGGGCGGCGAGGAGGGCGAGGCACCCATGAGTCCGCAAAGCCGGGTCAAACGCACCACCCGGGAGACCGACATTGACCTCACCCTGGAGCTGGACGGCCAGGGCAGGGCGGAAGTCACGACCGGCATCCCCTTCTTCGACCACATGCTCACCCTCTTTGCCGCCCACGGCTATTTCGACCTGACCCTGAAAGCCCAAGGGGACCTGGAAGTGGACCAGCACCACACCGTGGAGGATGTGGGCATCTGTCTGGGACAGGCCATCCGGGAGGCCGTGGCCCAGCGGCCGGGGATCCGCCGCTACGGCAGCGCCCGGGTGCCCATGGATGAGGCCCTGGCCCAGGTGACCCTGGACCTCTCCAACCGGCCCTACCTGCACTTCCAGGTGAAGCTGCCTCCCGGCGGCGCGGGCTTGGACCCCCAGATGCTCAAGGAATTCTGGCGGGCGGTGAGCGTCCACGGGGGGATCACCCTGCACATCGAAGTGCCCTACGGCGAGAACACCCACCACATCATGGAGGCGGTCTTCAAGGCCGCGGGGCGGGCCCTGGACGAAGCCACCCGGCCGGAACCCCGCGCCCAAGGCGTGCCTTCTACCAAGGGAGTCTTGTGAGGGGTAGAGACGTGCGGGGGAGGGCGAGGGACCAGAAGGTCCCTCCCCTCCCCCGCACCCCCTCCCAACCCTT from Desulfobaccales bacterium harbors:
- the hisB gene encoding imidazoleglycerol-phosphate dehydratase HisB, yielding MSPQSRVKRTTRETDIDLTLELDGQGRAEVTTGIPFFDHMLTLFAAHGYFDLTLKAQGDLEVDQHHTVEDVGICLGQAIREAVAQRPGIRRYGSARVPMDEALAQVTLDLSNRPYLHFQVKLPPGGAGLDPQMLKEFWRAVSVHGGITLHIEVPYGENTHHIMEAVFKAAGRALDEATRPEPRAQGVPSTKGVL